A single window of Cytobacillus dafuensis DNA harbors:
- a CDS encoding DUF3298 and DUF4163 domain-containing protein, with protein sequence MPVSFPVKIDTVTFRIGPKKIIYYPEVKGMKNITFERIINQTISSVTQQLINQQVGNMPTTVEEMIGYYEIKNNQREVLSLSLSNYTYHYHAAHGMTYIKSLTFDLQKEKLYELKDLFKPRSDYVNRLSSLISEQINQRNIQLLNSFTKIKPNQDFYIADKTLVIYFQLYEITPYAYGFPMFPISVYDIQNIIDENGPLGRMAVNN encoded by the coding sequence ATGCCTGTTTCATTTCCTGTGAAAATTGATACAGTAACATTTAGGATCGGTCCAAAAAAGATCATTTATTATCCTGAGGTTAAAGGAATGAAAAATATAACATTTGAAAGAATCATAAATCAGACAATCTCCTCTGTCACTCAGCAGCTTATCAATCAGCAAGTTGGAAATATGCCGACAACCGTTGAGGAAATGATTGGGTATTATGAAATTAAAAATAACCAGCGCGAGGTTCTTAGCCTATCCCTCTCCAATTATACTTACCACTATCATGCTGCCCATGGGATGACGTATATCAAGTCATTAACATTTGACCTGCAAAAGGAAAAGCTTTATGAACTTAAAGACTTATTTAAACCTAGAAGTGATTATGTTAACAGGCTTTCAAGCTTAATTAGTGAACAAATTAATCAACGCAATATTCAGCTTCTTAACAGCTTTACAAAAATTAAGCCCAACCAAGACTTTTATATTGCAGATAAAACCCTAGTGATCTATTTTCAGCTTTACGAAATCACTCCATATGCTTATGGTTTTCCGATGTTTCCGATTTCAGTTTATGATATACAAAATATCATTGACGAAAACGGCCCTCTTGGACGCATGGCTGTTAACAATTAA